In Epinephelus lanceolatus isolate andai-2023 chromosome 7, ASM4190304v1, whole genome shotgun sequence, the genomic stretch TTATGAGTCATAAATGACATTAAAGACTAACTGTTTACTacctttctttttctccttcagTCACTTGAAACCAAATGTTATTTTCTTCAGATCTGGAGAGAAAACAGGCACGTTCTTCTTTTTCCCCACAGcacatttttcttcttattaGGCTAGTGCAGTCAGTAACTTCATTAGCCTGGTTATGCTAACTCAATGTTAAACAGAGCCAGACATATGTTAACAGGTAAAGACTTGTAGGGTATACCTGCCCTTTCCCGTACTATGTGCTGGGATATGACCCAGCCCCCCCCCACAACCCTGAACAGTACAAGCAGTtcagaaaatggatgaatgaatgttaTCCTATTTTTCATGAGTTCTTTTGCCCAGCTTTTGTTTCAGCTATGGCTCTGGGTTCCATGCCACAGATTTCTCCATACATAAACTAAGAATGACTAGAAATTTTCCTGGTACTTTACAGTAATGCTATTTTATTCACCTGTGACGGCTGCTTGATCCTGCTACCTCTGATACAAACATGTTTGAAATTCAAGAATGTCTGAATAAAAATCAACAAAACCTGATACAGCTGAGACAATAGCCGTATGGATTTCATTAACTTCATCTTCACAGTGTTTAGGTTGCTCAGTGGGATATTAATTAGGTCATCAGACTGTCAGCTTGGAGGGAACACTGGTCTGAAATGCTCACTGATCTGAATTTTTTACATATGGCATCCAAGTACATTAATAGGATTGCAAAAGTAGGCTACAGTGTTAAAATAGGGTAAGATATGGTGAAAGTGCTGCCGTAGCAAAGTGACAGCATTATGGTCAGACTTGTGAATTGATGCCTTATTACAAATGCTCCATAGCTTCAACACTGAGTCATGTACAGTGTTCTTTCATCCACAACCCAGCTGGAGCTCTCTAAATGTAAAACACTCTGCATCTCTGTGCACATTAAATAAtgaatatggctttctacaatGTTTCATGCAGCCTGTGTCATCATGGACTCATTCCCTTATACAGACACCAAGCTTAAAAGTCACTCATACTGTACCATACACCTGGGCTCAGGATGTGTCGCAGTATAAATATATCCAGTATCTATACAGGGGTCACAGTTTTCTAAGATGTTTCCTGTCCTCTCCAAGACTGGAGGCAGTGATATTGATGAGGAGAGCACATTGTTGAAGACAGACTGAAGGAAATCTCAGAACAATGTTTTGGGAGATTCAGTGAAGCCGGCCAtctcagtcaccagaagaaaatgttggcattgtaagtttctgcaaaccacaaatacgttacatttcaacatttcataaGTGACGTAGTTTATAAGCtgactgtgtcatcaggagatgaAGGGAATGGTGGATGGCTTGACACTTAGGTAAGATGCCTGCAAAATgcttgccaagctgcagaccactgtttgacaccaacaaaaccagttgttttttagcaaatcATCTGTTTAGCCACTAAACgtaggtgttttttagtgacccctccctgtttttccatcagggacagtgacacaaaaagcggttgttttttaccgaggTATCAACAGCTTCTTCAGCCTTGACTGTACCATCAAAACCAGTTTTTAAGCCCCAACATGATCTTTACTTAACTAAAACTaatgttttttggttttttttgcctaaaccatagactgtaaaatgaATGGACGTAGCTGCCGTGATGTCATCCATTggttgtggactcccgttttgaagcctcgagtttggcttTCAAGCTGTTTCgacagtttgcagaaatgcacaatggcaacatttttttctggcaattgggttgagCCAGTGGATAtccaggccaagacttcctctttcaTGCACCGGCCATTTCATCTATTCTCtatctgcatatgaatacaGATAGATTTCttaaaaaagctaataaaaagctaaatctTCATCAGACGATAGCTGCTGGGTTCAGAGATTGTATTTAGGCCAGTGCATTCCGCCTCTCCGCACAAACTGTTAACCTGCAAGCAACTAAAGCttgctcaaacatgattggtcaatactactccAGAATGtttctgataccaaaatcttgtactgttacctacagattctgcatacacaTGCAGATATATGTCTATACATAGTAAACAGAAGgcctttattttaaataatggTCATTACTGAGTATGGAATTGCTGTGGCTGACTGGCTGACTGGCTGTCTTGAGGTCACAAATGGCAAAGACTGGGTGTTTTTAAATTTGCACACAAAGGGAAAGCTGGATAAGCCACTTTGCCAGAGGGTAAGCATAGAGAAGATATGTTTACATCAGGATTAGATGAGAAAAGGGAGCCTTGCCTTGACGGCCCTTCTTTGTAGGAGAGTGCATTTCTCCTGCATAAGGGTAAGAGGATCTTACAGCCTCTAAATCAATATGTGACATACTGCCTGACAACCTCTAAATGCTCTGTTTTCAGGAAACCTTGTTGTCAAGGTCTTCCTGTGTAGGTCCTTTGAGCTCACCTACACTTTCCCCCCGTATTTCAGCCATAGTTTGTTTGAGAGGTGTTTTCTCATTTTTCCTATGTATTCGTGATCTCACAGTAATTTTAAGTCAACTTGTGAAGGACTGACCCAGATAGATAACAGGTACATTAAGATTCTGAGACAAAAAGAGTCTCATTCAATCTCTCAAGTACTTAGCCACTTAGGAGGCAAGAGAGTGTTTGGTTGTTTGTACAAACCAAGATCATCTCAAGCAATTAAAATACTTAAAACCTCTCTGCTACTTTTGCCTGAATGAGTTCTTGAAACCAAGACAGATGCAGCTTTTTAAGGCAGTAGAGAAGGGTTGTGAAATCTGTGTTCAGCTAGGATGTGGATGAAATCAATATGAATAAGGCAGCAAAAATAAGACTGCTCTAATATGTTGCCTCAGAATGTTCCTGATAGTAATGGCTGTCATAAACACCAAACCAGGGCAGGAAACAACAGCCTCTTACATCAAGACTGTTTGTTGTAGATCCCCAAATGACTCATCTCCTGTGTTTGCCTGTTCACTGGGCATACTGAATGTACACTGTTTCTGtctatattttattaaattggACGAATTTACACTACACTATGCTGCAGTTTAAAGACAACATCGTCTCATTTCTGAATTGTTAATAAATCTCTTTGTCCTCTTTACTCTCCATCCTCACCCCTAATCCCTATCCTCATCCTTGAGAACAAGAATATCGATGATGTTTCAGTCCCCTTGAAAAACGTTGCTCTTAGTGTCAGCCTCAACCCCCCCATTCCTTCTCCTAAACCAGGAAAGTTGCACTTAATTTAAAAGACTCTTGTTGTAACCTCACTCTCCTatcatccctctcctcctgttCCTTGACATGTACAGCTACTCTTCTCTCTTCCCCTTCCATTATGCCTcccacttctccttttcctcaACACGGACAATTACTCTTTGTTTCAGTCTCTTGTGTGAGCCGGACTCTCCCATCCTCTCTCTCCACGTCTCTGTAGAGGAGGGATTTCTGGGCTTTCAGACGGCAGGCCAGAGACATGAAGATGGAGTCAACGTTCTGACTCTCCCTCGGGTCTTTGGCTGACGTCTCAAACAGCAGCATGTTGTGGGAGTCGGCAAACTTCAACGCCGTGTTGGAGGGCACCTGGGAAAGCACAGATGTTTGATTGTAAACCCCAATTAAATCTAAGGCAGTAAATATATTGTATTGTGGCCTTCACTTGCGTACACTCACCTGTATTTGGTCCACAAGGTCGCACTTGTTTCCCACCAGGACTCGAGGTACTGATGCCGAGACCCGATGGCCATTACACTCCTGAAACACAACAGAATATGGTTTTATAAACCTTATAAACTGTAGACATGTTTATGTGATATGTGACAATAAATATATGCAGCTATTGCTCTTAGCTGTAATTATGAGGAATTTATGACAACTACTATATTTACAACTTGTTGAAAAGATCTTATCAGTTCCAAAATGGCTGTGATTCAGGGGTGTCACTTTTTATTTGAAATTCAAACTAtggtacaaaactagaacaaagtCAATTGCCAGCAATATCACTTTTGACGTCAGAGTTCAAAGGACCCAtctgaaaatggccatgctagTTGTTCCCTTGCTAAAATTTAGCCTTTGGAGTATCATTTAACCCCCTTCCCCACAAACTGCCAACATGCTTGGTACCAATGCCGTAGATTAgtctagtttcacaagacaGTTGCGTGCCACAGCCTCTCGAAGACAGTAATGTCAGCCTCCAGTTATTTTCACCAGGGGGCAGTGGGTTGGGCAGCGTTTATATTAGGGTGGCCTGGCCTCCCCTTAGGGCGTCACTGTTGCCTCCATGTCGACATGGATTTGTCAGCAGCTGGCACTTTCCATTGCATCTTTGTATTATTTGGCAACAATTCTGCAAAATGAACTACAATGCTTGGCAAATGATTAttagttaaaataaattattgcatttttatttgctGCATTTATGTTGTGAAAAATGCCAGATATATGTATCAACTGTTTTATAAAAGCAATAAGACACTTGAGGTTCAAGACACAACCCCCTTGGCTGTTCTACAGTTACTGTAAACCAAGGCCTCTCGTGGCTTATTGTTTAATCCAGCTAGTTACAGTGCCTCTGCAACCAGTTGAAGTTGCATGTGGTCTAGGGGtgtcacttttatttgaaattcaAACTATGGTGTGACCtgggaagaaaacaaaatatccgTCCATAATTATTATCATATCAGTGGTGGGTGTTGGTTAATTAGTTAGTCAAAACACAGAGCCCATGCCCAGTTGTCCACAGCAAATTCggctatatatataaatatatacatatatatatatatatacttttattaatccccctgaggggaaatttttttcactctgttgtcattaacacacaggtccgaaatacacacacatgcacaaacaggacctatacatgcacaaagtggagagatgtcagagtgagggggctgccttggacaggcgcctcgagcagttggggggttcggtgccttgctcaagggcaccgcCATTGCCATTCTCTTTCCTAACGCAATGACAGGGAAACTAGCTCTCATAATGACCACACAATCATGacattaaacatgtaaaaacagtCATGTGTAAACATTTTGGATTCAGTATCATAAATGGGAAAGTCATGATAAAGGCCAGGCCATTTGCTGTCTTTTCAATGTGACTGCCTCAGAGTAGCGttaccacaacaacaaaacataagtCACCTGATAGCGTGTGACTCAAGCGAAGGCTAACAGAATCAAATTTACAATGTAATATTACATTAAAGACACTATAAACTGTGTTGATGTCATTTTGACtcgtcatagcaggaaaagcacaggtttAGCTGGTAACATTAACTATGACTCACTTCCCAGTAGGACCATAGTAAGCCACATGCACAATACCAGATAAGGATCCAGAAAGCGGCAAAATAAATGGAATGCAGCTGTTAATTACCATTATTAATAACAGCTGTTCTTTTATTGTCAAAATGTctttcatgaaaaaatgactgTATAACTGGTGCAGCTGCTGTTGCTTTCACTGCAACCACTACTGCTATCACTatggcagcagcagtggctatTGATAAGTAGCCACAAGAACCACTTGCTACTACTAGTCTGACCAATTACTAACACATCTTATAGCCTagtcattttattaatattactaCTGCTGATCTAACTTACAGTAACCAAAGACTGACCATTTTTCATATTAACTGAAGGAATAGTAGTAGTAGGGCACACTGGGAAGAGTTTTCCTACATACACAACAACTTTGAATAATCCATTTTCTAAGTGAATCCACAGGGCACCTCTTAGTTGGCTTGCTCACAGCAGTGGTTAGAATTCATAGAAGCAAACCATGTTTTGTGACAGAAACATCACAGTGTCGACCCACAGTTAATAAATAGTCTTGGGGATGAACCAATGGGAACACCAGAAACTGTGAGATGCTGCTTATTAGGTAGTGCTTGTGAGAAAGATATGGGTAGTGCTCCATCAACCCTTACTACACTGACTTAGACTAGTTGTATCACAATATAATGAGTCAGTTACCAACCTCTATCCATGTCTGTAGGTTGCGGAAGGAAGCCATCTTGGTGACATCGTACACAAAGACCACAGCATGAACATTGCGGTAGTAGTGTTCCACCATGGATTTACGAAATCGCTCCTGGCCTGCTGTGTCCCATACCTGCACCTGTGGAGATAGACATGATCAGACTGTGTTTAATATGACTGGGGAAAAAGTGTATGGTTTGATTTTGTGGTTTTCAGAATATCCAGGCTCGTCATAAACATGTCATGTCGCAGCAGAGTGACAGAATCCAGACACCCAAACTTATTACGTTGGAAAATCTCAGTAAACTAGAAAAGAACTCCAAATATGAATCTGTCTACAATGAGCTGTCTAAGCCTTTAAGAGCTTACAAGAACCCGTACATGGCACTGTACCACACCAACAGGAGAGAGTGTTCACATAGTCCTGTCTATAGGGTCTCAGGAGAGCACTGCTCTACAGCACTGTGGGCTTTTCTGCTAAATTATAAACTACAAACTTAACAAAttgccattattattactagTTGTTCTAATATTATCGTGTATCACACTTCTGCCTGTGGTTGGTGCAGGTGGTGTTGCCATACTCCAACAGAAGCTGTTGCTCAACTGCTGTTGGTACAACCAGtgtcaaacactgtactgtCTATGTCGTTACTTTCACATGTATCAAGAAGTGGAAAACTATAATGTAATATGAGTGTAATGTAGGCTTTATCACTGTCAACTGTTATAGTGTTTGTAAAGTGttggtatgtgataaaaaaaaagtcattagaGTGATAGTATAGCACGTCATGTAAAAAGTCAATAAATTGTGTATGTCCTTTAAAGATagtgaaaaaaatctgtattcACTTTTCCTGTTCAGCCTTCAATCATACTCTGGCTCCTTAAAATGGcactcaaaaatgttttgtttaaaaatgctCTAAAATGGTCTGTTTAGCTTTAAAGTCTCTGAAGATTTGTCTTGGGGAGAACTGTCCCCACACCCGCCTGGAGGGTTGGGTCACAGAACATGAAGACTGAAAATGGTCCCCCCTCACCCACCAATGATAACTACGTGATTAGGGCCCTGCTCTGTGCTGTATACATTTGATGTAcaccaaaataaatgtaatgccAAATACCCAACTGTAGGTTTAAATTGCCACAATGTACGCAGGCTGGGTAGCCAagtttataaaatgtgtgtgttatgcACTGCCATGGGCAAAAACGTCAAATAACTGACTGCATTTTGTACTGCCTGTTCTCAGTTTACTTCATACTTTGAGGAAATGTGTCAGATCACACCAGGACTCACATGCCAATATGTGTAATGGGGACGCAGGGGACACGTTGTGTGCCAAGAACATGTGCCGTTGTCCCCCCCGgtagaaacatgaaagtagcagaggactttgcCATAATAACTTGTTTGGTGACACGTGACTATTATGAT encodes the following:
- the rab33a gene encoding ras-related protein Rab-33A codes for the protein MTNDSPEEETRAPGGGGGVGGGKVITRRNRADDNVTILTSSMDLHRASRSRASSSNDPAPSITSSVDLSTSSLELSIQTRIFKIIVIGDSNVGKTCLTFRFTGGSFPDKTEATIGVDFREKAVEIEGETIKVQVWDTAGQERFRKSMVEHYYRNVHAVVFVYDVTKMASFRNLQTWIEECNGHRVSASVPRVLVGNKCDLVDQIQVPSNTALKFADSHNMLLFETSAKDPRESQNVDSIFMSLACRLKAQKSLLYRDVEREDGRVRLTQETETKSNCPC